In Streptococcus uberis, a single window of DNA contains:
- the ulaG gene encoding L-ascorbate 6-phosphate lactonase, producing the protein MAKVQDITRESWILSTFPEWGTWLNEEIEETKVPDNNFSMWWLGNCGIWLKTPGGANIVMDLWSNRGKSTKKVKDMVRGHQMANMAGVRKLQPNLRVQPMVIDPFAINELDYYLVSHFHSDHIDINTAAAIVNNPKLNHVKFVGPYECGQIWKKWGVPEERIMIVKPGDSFTIKDMKITAVESFDRTCLVTLPVEGADQQDGELAGLAVTDDEMARKAVNYIFETPGGTVYHGADSHFSNYFAKHGRDYKIDVALNNYGENPLGIQDKMTSIDLLRMAENLRAKVIIPVHYDIWSNFMASTDEILQLWKMRKERLQYDFHPFIWEVGGQYTYPQDKDRIEYHHPRGFDDCFLEDSNIQFKALL; encoded by the coding sequence ATGGCAAAAGTACAAGACATAACACGTGAATCATGGATACTCAGTACCTTTCCAGAGTGGGGAACTTGGCTAAATGAAGAAATAGAAGAAACAAAAGTGCCTGACAATAATTTTTCAATGTGGTGGTTAGGAAATTGTGGTATTTGGTTGAAGACACCAGGAGGTGCCAACATTGTTATGGACCTTTGGTCAAACCGAGGCAAATCCACAAAAAAAGTCAAAGATATGGTTAGAGGTCATCAAATGGCCAATATGGCAGGTGTGCGAAAATTACAACCCAATTTGCGTGTGCAACCAATGGTGATTGATCCATTTGCCATTAATGAATTAGATTACTATTTAGTTTCCCACTTCCATAGTGACCATATTGATATCAATACAGCTGCAGCAATTGTCAACAATCCTAAATTAAACCATGTTAAATTTGTTGGCCCATATGAATGTGGTCAAATTTGGAAAAAATGGGGAGTTCCAGAAGAACGCATTATGATTGTAAAACCAGGTGATTCCTTCACGATCAAGGATATGAAAATCACTGCAGTAGAATCCTTTGATAGAACCTGTTTAGTGACCTTACCCGTCGAAGGCGCAGATCAGCAAGATGGAGAATTGGCTGGGTTAGCAGTAACTGACGACGAAATGGCTAGAAAAGCAGTCAACTATATCTTTGAAACGCCAGGTGGAACTGTTTATCATGGAGCAGACTCTCATTTCTCAAATTATTTTGCAAAGCATGGTCGTGATTATAAGATAGATGTTGCTTTAAACAATTATGGTGAAAATCCTCTAGGCATTCAGGATAAAATGACTTCTATTGATTTGCTTAGAATGGCAGAAAATCTCCGTGCCAAAGTTATTATTCCGGTTCACTATGATATTTGGTCAAACTTTATGGCTTCTACAGATGAAATTTTACAATTATGGAAGATGCGTAAAGAGCGCCTTCAATATGATTTCCATCCCTTTATTTGGGAAGTTGGGGGTCAATACACTTATCCTCAAGACAAAGATCGTATTGAATATCACCACCCAAGAGGATTTGATGATTGTTTCTTAGAAGATTCAAACATCCAGTTTAAGGCACTGCTTTAA
- a CDS encoding BglG family transcription antiterminator, with protein MMLLDKKSYDLLSYLIKLDKPESVMAIAAHLGQSRRKVYYHLEKINQALPETVEQIVSLPRVGICLNDRQKQACQYLLQDVNDYNYVMKCDERIKLSAIYIAVSTHRVTIDRLMAINDVSRNTVLNDLSDLRLQLEKQDFPIRLQATKTDGYYFDCYPLAFIQFLYKLLDTIYHGGNASFIEFFDHKISQTLGETTYFSKAFMQFLNTYLPIAQINLGKRINRQDSQFMIQILPFILLSYRNMRFTKEVKDSLKEDFNLIWKRKEYYIAKDLAKQIYQHFKLHLDDIEVGLVAMLMLSFRKDKDNHIESPDYDDMRMTLKHFIKALEDRFQLHFTHKSDLIKQLTRHCKALVYRKTYGMSSHNPLTNQIKTKYEDLFEKTRACSPILEEAWSMTLSDDDIAYLTIHLGGDLLNSVSEVAKTKTVIVSDEGIALQKLLHRQCSHYLVNSEIEAVLTTEQFQSIHDLLTVDFVISTNDHLQTSFTKLLVEPILNDDNILSLVRFSKRQDLSDYSSFTDSLEKCIASYIEDEKNQYSLKTQIEALIRQEFIQDMTRK; from the coding sequence ATGATGCTACTGGATAAAAAAAGCTATGATCTCTTATCCTATCTTATAAAACTGGATAAACCTGAGAGCGTAATGGCAATTGCTGCGCATCTAGGGCAATCTAGGCGAAAGGTCTATTACCATCTTGAGAAAATTAATCAAGCTCTCCCAGAGACGGTAGAACAAATCGTGTCTCTTCCTCGAGTGGGAATCTGTTTGAATGATAGACAAAAGCAAGCCTGTCAATATCTTTTGCAAGATGTTAATGACTATAATTATGTCATGAAATGTGACGAAAGGATAAAACTGTCAGCAATTTATATTGCTGTATCCACTCACCGAGTGACCATCGATAGATTAATGGCTATTAATGATGTTTCACGTAATACTGTTTTAAATGATTTGAGCGATTTACGCCTACAATTGGAAAAGCAAGATTTCCCTATTCGATTACAGGCCACTAAAACAGATGGCTACTATTTTGATTGTTACCCTTTGGCATTTATTCAATTTTTATACAAATTGTTAGATACCATCTATCATGGTGGCAATGCCAGTTTTATAGAATTTTTTGACCATAAAATTAGTCAGACATTAGGGGAAACCACTTATTTTTCAAAAGCATTTATGCAATTTTTAAATACCTATCTACCCATAGCTCAAATCAATTTGGGGAAAAGAATTAATCGGCAGGACAGTCAATTTATGATTCAAATCCTTCCTTTTATTCTGCTCAGTTATCGAAATATGCGCTTTACAAAGGAGGTTAAAGATTCCCTAAAAGAAGATTTTAATTTGATTTGGAAGCGAAAAGAATACTATATTGCAAAAGACCTGGCCAAGCAGATCTACCAACACTTTAAATTGCATTTAGATGATATTGAAGTTGGTTTGGTTGCTATGTTGATGCTATCATTTCGAAAAGATAAGGATAATCATATTGAGAGTCCTGATTATGATGACATGCGCATGACCCTTAAACATTTTATCAAAGCTCTTGAAGATCGCTTTCAATTGCATTTTACTCATAAGAGTGATTTGATTAAACAGTTAACGCGACATTGTAAGGCCTTAGTTTACCGGAAAACCTATGGGATGTCGTCACACAATCCTTTAACCAATCAAATTAAAACCAAATATGAGGATTTGTTTGAAAAGACTAGAGCTTGTTCTCCAATCCTGGAAGAAGCATGGTCGATGACTTTATCTGATGATGATATCGCTTATTTGACAATCCATTTAGGTGGAGATTTGCTAAACAGTGTCTCAGAAGTTGCTAAAACCAAAACAGTTATTGTGTCGGATGAAGGCATTGCCTTACAAAAATTATTACATCGCCAGTGCAGTCATTACTTAGTTAACAGTGAGATAGAGGCTGTCCTAACGACAGAGCAGTTTCAAAGTATTCATGATTTACTAACAGTCGATTTTGTCATAAGCACAAATGATCACCTACAAACTTCCTTTACCAAACTCTTGGTAGAACCTATTTTAAATGATGATAATATTTTAAGTCTGGTTCGCTTTTCCAAGAGACAAGATTTATCTGATTACAGTTCCTTTACGGATTCTTTGGAAAAGTGCATAGCTTCTTACATTGAGGATGAAAAAAACCAATACAGTCTAAAAACTCAGATAGAGGCATTAATCCGGCAAGAATTCATTCAAGACATGACCAGAAAATAA
- a CDS encoding L-ribulose-5-phosphate 4-epimerase, whose protein sequence is MVKKLEEMRQRVCDANKSLPKHGLVKFTWGNVSEICRELRMIVIKPSGVDYDQLTPENMVVTDLEGNVLEGDLNPSSDLATHVQLYKAWPEIGGIVHTHSTEAVGWAQAGRDIPFYGTTHADYFYGPIPCARSLTETEVNSAYEKETGSVIIEEFENRQLDPMAVPGIVVRNHGPFTWGKTPEQAVYHSVVLEEVAKMDRLTEEINPKVEVAPTYIMDKHYLRKHGPNAYYGQKSQK, encoded by the coding sequence ATGGTCAAAAAATTAGAAGAAATGCGTCAACGTGTTTGTGATGCTAACAAGTCTTTACCAAAACATGGTTTGGTAAAATTCACTTGGGGAAATGTGTCCGAAATTTGTAGAGAGTTGAGAATGATTGTTATTAAACCTTCAGGGGTAGACTATGATCAACTAACACCAGAAAATATGGTGGTTACAGATTTAGAAGGGAATGTGTTAGAGGGAGACTTGAATCCTTCGTCAGACTTAGCGACACATGTGCAATTATATAAAGCATGGCCTGAAATTGGTGGCATTGTTCACACGCATTCAACTGAGGCAGTTGGTTGGGCACAAGCAGGAAGGGATATCCCATTTTATGGAACAACCCATGCAGACTATTTTTATGGACCAATTCCATGTGCACGTTCCTTAACAGAAACTGAAGTGAATTCAGCTTATGAAAAAGAGACTGGAAGTGTCATTATTGAAGAATTTGAAAATCGTCAGCTAGATCCAATGGCAGTTCCAGGAATTGTTGTACGAAATCATGGTCCTTTTACTTGGGGGAAAACTCCAGAACAAGCGGTTTATCATTCAGTTGTTTTGGAAGAGGTGGCAAAAATGGACCGTCTTACAGAAGAAATTAATCCCAAAGTAGAAGTAGCACCAACTTATATAATGGACAAACATTATTTGAGAAAACATGGACCAAATGCCTATTATGGCCAAAAAAGCCAAAAGTAA
- a CDS encoding L-ribulose-5-phosphate 3-epimerase, whose amino-acid sequence MARPIGIYEKATPKQFTWLERLSFAKSLGFDFVEMSIDESDERLARLDWSKEERLKLVQAIYETGVRIPSICFSGHRRFPLGSSNPEKEKIALKMMKKCITLAQDLGVRTIQLAGYDVYYEEKSQETRQRFLKNLRKACDWAEEAQVNLAIEIMDDPFINSIEKYLAVEKEIDSPYLFVYPDTGNLSAWGNDLWSECYIGHRSIAAIHLKDTYPVTENSKGQFRDVPFGQGCVNWQEMFSVLKKSNYNGPFLIEMWTENCQSIEETRKAIQEAQDFLYPLIEEAGLS is encoded by the coding sequence ATGGCAAGGCCAATCGGAATTTATGAAAAAGCAACGCCCAAACAGTTTACCTGGTTAGAAAGGCTTTCATTTGCAAAATCTTTAGGCTTTGACTTTGTAGAAATGTCTATTGATGAATCTGACGAGCGACTTGCTCGCTTAGATTGGAGTAAAGAAGAGCGCTTAAAACTTGTTCAAGCTATTTATGAAACTGGCGTGAGAATTCCAAGTATTTGTTTTTCTGGACATCGTCGTTTTCCTTTAGGATCTTCTAATCCAGAGAAGGAAAAAATAGCTCTAAAGATGATGAAAAAATGCATCACACTGGCACAGGATTTGGGTGTTAGAACCATTCAATTAGCTGGTTATGATGTCTATTATGAAGAAAAATCACAAGAAACACGTCAACGCTTCCTCAAAAATCTAAGAAAGGCCTGTGATTGGGCTGAAGAAGCACAAGTCAATTTAGCCATAGAAATTATGGATGATCCTTTTATTAACTCTATCGAAAAATACTTAGCAGTGGAAAAAGAGATTGATTCTCCTTATCTATTTGTTTACCCAGATACTGGTAACCTATCAGCATGGGGCAATGATTTGTGGAGTGAGTGTTATATTGGGCATCGTTCAATAGCGGCCATTCATCTTAAAGACACTTATCCAGTTACAGAAAATAGTAAGGGACAGTTTCGAGATGTTCCTTTTGGTCAAGGATGTGTCAATTGGCAAGAGATGTTTAGTGTATTGAAAAAAAGCAATTACAATGGACCATTTTTAATTGAAATGTGGACAGAGAATTGTCAAAGTATTGAGGAAACCCGAAAAGCCATTCAGGAAGCGCAAGATTTCCTTTACCCATTGATAGAAGAAGCGGGGTTAAGCTAA
- a CDS encoding 3-keto-L-gulonate-6-phosphate decarboxylase UlaD — protein MVKRIPNLQVALDHSDLQGAIKAAVAVGQEVDVIEAGTVCLLQVGSELVEVLRQLFPEKTIVADTKCADAGGTVARNNAKRGADWMTCICCATIPTMEAALKAIKEERGERGEIQIELYGDWTFEQAQKWLDAGISQAIYHQSRDALLAGETWGEKDLSKVKQLIDMGFRVSVTGGLDVDTLKLFEGVDVFTFIAGRGITEAKEPAQAARAFKDEIKRIWG, from the coding sequence GTGGTGAAACGTATTCCAAATTTACAAGTTGCCTTAGATCATTCTGATCTTCAAGGAGCAATAAAAGCTGCCGTAGCAGTTGGTCAAGAGGTTGACGTTATTGAAGCGGGAACGGTCTGTTTATTACAAGTCGGTAGCGAACTCGTTGAGGTGCTAAGACAATTATTCCCAGAAAAAACCATTGTTGCAGATACAAAGTGTGCCGATGCTGGAGGTACTGTCGCAAGAAATAATGCCAAACGCGGAGCAGATTGGATGACTTGCATTTGTTGTGCCACCATTCCAACAATGGAAGCTGCCTTAAAAGCCATTAAAGAAGAGCGTGGTGAAAGAGGAGAAATTCAAATTGAACTCTATGGTGATTGGACCTTTGAACAAGCCCAAAAATGGCTAGATGCTGGTATTTCACAAGCTATCTACCATCAATCACGTGATGCTTTGCTAGCTGGTGAAACATGGGGTGAGAAGGATTTATCTAAGGTAAAACAGTTGATTGACATGGGATTCCGTGTTTCTGTAACTGGTGGCCTAGATGTTGACACATTAAAACTTTTTGAAGGTGTGGATGTTTTCACCTTTATTGCAGGACGTGGCATTACAGAGGCAAAAGAACCTGCTCAAGCAGCGCGTGCTTTCAAAGACGAAATAAAACGTATTTGGGGGTGA
- a CDS encoding PTS sugar transporter subunit IIA, with protein sequence MNLKKAFVENKSIRLGLEADSWQEAVKLSVAPLIESGAVKEEYYHAIIESTEEFGPYYILMPGMAMPHARPEAGVIRDAFSLITLTKPVRFSDGKEVQVLLTLAATSSDIHTSVAIPQIIALFDLEHSVDRLVACQSPEEVLAMVEESKNSPYLEGMDLES encoded by the coding sequence ATGAATTTAAAAAAAGCATTTGTAGAAAACAAATCGATTCGGTTAGGTCTTGAAGCAGATTCTTGGCAAGAAGCTGTTAAATTATCGGTGGCTCCCTTAATTGAAAGTGGAGCTGTTAAAGAAGAGTATTATCATGCCATCATTGAATCAACAGAAGAATTTGGACCCTATTACATTTTAATGCCAGGAATGGCAATGCCCCATGCCCGTCCTGAAGCAGGAGTGATCAGAGATGCCTTCTCTTTAATTACCTTGACAAAACCGGTAAGATTTTCAGATGGCAAAGAGGTTCAGGTTTTGCTGACCTTGGCTGCAACCAGTTCAGATATTCACACATCAGTGGCTATTCCTCAAATTATTGCCCTCTTTGATTTAGAGCATTCGGTTGATCGCTTAGTCGCATGTCAAAGTCCCGAAGAGGTTCTAGCAATGGTTGAAGAATCTAAAAATAGTCCTTATTTAGAAGGTATGGACTTGGAGTCATAA
- a CDS encoding PTS sugar transporter subunit IIB has product MVKVLTACGNGMGSSMVIKMKVENALRQLGVTDIQSASCSVGEAKGLASGYDIVIASNHLIHELDGRTKGHLVGLDNLMDDQEIKEKLQKVL; this is encoded by the coding sequence ATGGTTAAAGTTCTCACAGCATGTGGAAATGGCATGGGTTCATCAATGGTTATCAAAATGAAAGTTGAAAATGCCCTCCGTCAATTAGGTGTTACAGATATTCAATCGGCTTCTTGTTCAGTTGGAGAAGCTAAAGGCTTGGCTTCTGGTTATGATATCGTGATTGCTTCCAATCATTTGATTCATGAGTTAGATGGTCGTACTAAAGGACACTTAGTTGGGTTAGATAACTTAATGGATGATCAAGAAATCAAGGAAAAGTTGCAAAAAGTATTGTAA
- a CDS encoding PTS sugar transporter subunit IIC, with amino-acid sequence MELFLAPLNWFSQNILQNPAFFVGLLVLVGYLLLNKPIHEVFAGFIKATVGYLILNVGAGGLVNTFRPILVALAEKFKLEAAVIDPYFGLAAANAKLEGMGFISVATTALLIGFGVNLLLVGLRKLTKVRTLFITGHIMVQQAATISVFVLLLIPQFQNAFGAWAVGIICGLYWAVSSNMTVEATQRLTGGGGFAIGHQQQFAIWFVDKVAPFFGKKEENLDNLKLPTFLNIFHDTVVASATLMLVFFGGILAVLGPDIMSNVKLIGPGAYVPAKQAFFMYILQTSLTFSVYLFILMQGVRMFVTELTNAFQGISNKLLPGSFPAVDVAASYGFGSSNAVLSGFAFGLIGQLITITLLVIFKNPILIITGFVPVFFDNAAIAVFADKRGGWKAAVALSFISGIIQVALGAIAVGLLGLTGGYHGNIDFEFPWLAFGYIFKYLGIIGYVLVCLFFLAIPQFQFAKAKDKEAYYRGEAQ; translated from the coding sequence ATGGAACTCTTCCTAGCTCCCCTAAACTGGTTCTCCCAAAACATTTTGCAGAATCCAGCATTCTTTGTAGGTCTTTTGGTATTAGTTGGATATCTTTTACTAAACAAACCTATTCATGAGGTTTTTGCAGGCTTTATTAAAGCTACAGTTGGTTATTTGATTCTAAATGTTGGTGCTGGTGGTCTTGTTAACACCTTTCGCCCTATCTTAGTGGCTTTGGCTGAAAAATTCAAATTAGAGGCGGCAGTTATCGATCCTTATTTTGGTTTAGCAGCAGCAAATGCCAAATTAGAAGGAATGGGCTTTATAAGCGTTGCTACAACAGCTCTATTGATTGGGTTTGGTGTGAATTTGCTTTTGGTGGGTTTGCGTAAACTAACAAAAGTTAGAACCTTGTTTATTACAGGTCATATCATGGTGCAACAAGCAGCGACAATTTCTGTTTTTGTTCTCTTATTAATTCCACAATTTCAAAATGCTTTTGGTGCTTGGGCAGTCGGTATTATTTGTGGTCTTTATTGGGCTGTAAGTTCCAATATGACTGTGGAAGCAACACAGCGTCTAACAGGCGGAGGTGGCTTTGCAATTGGTCACCAACAACAGTTCGCCATTTGGTTTGTTGACAAAGTAGCTCCTTTCTTTGGTAAAAAAGAAGAAAATTTAGATAATTTGAAATTACCAACTTTTCTTAACATTTTCCATGATACGGTTGTTGCCTCTGCAACATTGATGCTTGTCTTCTTTGGTGGAATTCTAGCAGTTTTAGGACCAGATATTATGTCAAATGTGAAATTGATTGGTCCAGGGGCATATGTGCCAGCTAAACAAGCCTTCTTTATGTATATTTTACAAACCTCACTAACCTTCTCTGTTTACCTATTTATCCTAATGCAAGGGGTTCGGATGTTTGTTACTGAGTTAACCAATGCCTTCCAAGGTATCTCAAATAAATTACTGCCAGGATCTTTCCCAGCGGTTGACGTTGCAGCATCATACGGCTTTGGTTCATCTAATGCTGTCCTCTCAGGATTTGCATTTGGATTAATTGGTCAATTAATAACGATTACTCTCTTAGTTATTTTTAAAAATCCAATTTTGATTATTACTGGATTCGTACCTGTCTTCTTTGATAATGCCGCTATTGCAGTATTTGCTGATAAACGAGGTGGCTGGAAAGCTGCAGTTGCCTTATCCTTTATTTCAGGGATAATTCAGGTAGCCTTAGGTGCTATTGCAGTCGGTTTATTGGGACTTACAGGTGGTTATCATGGAAATATCGACTTTGAATTCCCATGGCTTGCCTTTGGTTATATCTTCAAATACCTAGGTATTATTGGTTATGTCCTCGTATGCTTATTCTTCCTAGCGATTCCTCAATTCCAGTTTGCTAAGGCAAAAGATAAGGAAGCTTACTATCGTGGTGAAGCACAGTAG
- a CDS encoding glycerate kinase family protein, translated as MKIIVAIDSFKGSASSKELNEACREAILEVLPEAEVSLFPIADGGEGSLEALSQALSVEMISLPTRDLLGRPIQASYIIVERSAFIESASVVGLDFIEPSSETFNKASSFGLGELIRDAVQKGCRDIYLSLGGTGSSDGGFGLLESLGFDFDSLKFKSEIDWGQITITGLADVTNPYYGEKGFAKVFGPQKGGTAKQIEAKDEEACAFARRMKEERGIDLQEFTGSGAAGGLGAAILIMGGQLKPGFETIAEWIGLEKALENADLIFTGEGKLDAQSQGGKVPVAISQMGKRFSVPTIALCGSVEDNQSLEDHFLATFSIQRSFLSLEEALDKEVTLTNLRHTVRSIIKSRFQ; from the coding sequence ATGAAAATAATTGTTGCGATTGATTCGTTTAAAGGTTCAGCAAGTTCAAAAGAATTGAATGAGGCTTGTCGAGAGGCTATTTTGGAGGTTTTACCTGAAGCAGAGGTGTCACTTTTTCCGATTGCGGACGGTGGTGAAGGTAGTTTAGAGGCCCTTTCTCAAGCTTTGTCTGTAGAAATGATTTCCTTGCCTACGCGTGACTTATTAGGAAGGCCCATCCAGGCTAGTTATATCATAGTTGAAAGAAGTGCCTTTATAGAGTCAGCTTCGGTTGTAGGACTTGATTTCATTGAGCCTAGTTCAGAGACATTCAACAAGGCAAGTTCATTTGGCTTGGGAGAACTTATTCGAGACGCTGTCCAAAAAGGATGTCGTGATATTTACTTGAGTTTAGGTGGTACAGGAAGCTCTGATGGCGGTTTTGGCTTACTCGAGAGTTTGGGGTTTGACTTTGATAGCCTTAAGTTTAAATCGGAAATCGACTGGGGTCAGATAACCATTACAGGTCTGGCTGATGTCACTAATCCTTATTATGGCGAAAAAGGCTTCGCGAAAGTCTTCGGTCCGCAAAAAGGGGGCACTGCCAAACAGATAGAAGCAAAAGATGAAGAGGCTTGCGCTTTTGCCAGACGTATGAAAGAAGAACGAGGAATCGATTTGCAAGAATTCACAGGTTCTGGTGCAGCGGGAGGGCTCGGTGCAGCCATCCTTATCATGGGTGGTCAACTAAAACCTGGCTTTGAAACCATCGCAGAATGGATTGGACTTGAAAAGGCTCTAGAAAATGCGGACTTGATCTTTACAGGAGAAGGAAAGCTTGATGCTCAAAGTCAAGGAGGAAAAGTTCCCGTAGCCATCAGTCAGATGGGCAAAAGGTTTTCTGTCCCAACGATAGCACTGTGTGGTTCGGTGGAAGATAACCAATCTTTGGAGGATCATTTTCTAGCTACATTTTCGATTCAGAGATCTTTTCTAAGTCTTGAAGAAGCACTCGACAAAGAGGTTACCCTAACGAATTTAAGACATACTGTCCGAAGTATCATTAAAAGTAGATTCCAATAA